The following coding sequences are from one Mytilus trossulus isolate FHL-02 chromosome 8, PNRI_Mtr1.1.1.hap1, whole genome shotgun sequence window:
- the LOC134680788 gene encoding thiamine biosynthesis multifunctional protein ThiED-like: MWKASPRCVSGAAVSKLLQCTISDKPSNDYDFCEWLWTETKDTRMKALNTNFVQGVKNGMLHPTSFGAYTVQDAVYCQKAQESLSVAAKREEMGPLKIFLEHESTDYKSYYEELFDKWHIRDGTAIDLGKECQEYVDTVADVASNDDAYYMLVALIPCGRLWPWLGQQLTEAKHDFGAYTDWVNANFNPSSDGYKKLEVRVNAAFSKQEIDEKKALGIYSKCMNGEASFFGSVPI; the protein is encoded by the exons ATGTGGAAAGCCAGTCCAAGGTGTGTCAGTGGCGCTGCCGTCAGTAAACTTCTACAGTGTACAATTTCCGACAAACCAAGTAATGATTACGATTTCTGTGAATGGCTGTGGACAGAAACAAAAGACACCAGGATGAAAGCATTAAACACCAACTTTGTTCAAGGCGTTAAAAATGGAATGCTCCATCCAACGTCTTTTG GGGCTTACACAGTGCAAGATGCAGTGTATTGCCAAAAAGCACAGGAATCTCTTTCAGTGGCTGCAAAACGAGAAGAAATGGGtccattaaaaatatttctagaACATGAATCGACTGATTACAAAAG CTATTAcgaagaattatttgacaaatgGCACATAAGAGATGGAACAGCCATCGATTTGggaaaagaatgtcaagaatatgttgATACTGTGGCGGATGTGGCATCTAACGATGATGCGTATTACATGTTAGTGGCATTAATTCCATGCGGACGTTTATGGCCATGGCTTGGACAACAGTTGACTGAAGCTAAG CATGATTTTGGAGCATATACTGACTGGGTCAATGCGAATTTTAATCCCTCTTCTGACGGATATAAGAAGTTGGAAGTCCGTGTGAATGCTGCTTTCTCGAAGCAGGAAATAGATGAAAAGAAAGCTCTGGGTATATATTCCAAATGCATGAATGGAGAAGCTAGCTTTTTTGGATCAGTACCGATATAA